In Chitinophagales bacterium, a genomic segment contains:
- a CDS encoding cbb3-type cytochrome c oxidase subunit I, whose protein sequence is MSNEVLNPSHPVFTGDSVHHQDSLGEIHENGHGPEHHKESFITKYVFSQDHKTIAKQFLITGIIWAFIGGLLSVIFRLQLGFPNQSFPILETLFGKWAPGGIISPEFYYMLITMHGTILVFFVLTAGLSGTFANFLIPLQIGARDMASPFLNMLSYWFFFLASVVMLSSFFLPEGASDVGWTAYPPLSGIREAAPGGGAGMDFWIVGMALFIFSSLLGGLNYITTVLNLRTRGMSMAKMPLTIWALLITAILGLLSFPVLLGAAILLMFDRTIGTSFYLDNIFINGHALPHSGGNAILYQHLFWFLGHPEVYIIILPAFGIVSEVLATNARKPIFGYRAMILSLLAIAVIAFVVWAHHMFVTGLNPFVASVFVFLTLLVAVPSAIKVFNWIATIWRGNIRFTPAMLFAIGFVSMFISGGLTGIFLGNSAIDIELHDTYFVIAHFHIVMGVSAFFGMLAGVYHWFPKMFGRFMNNTLGYIHFWITIVGAYMIFWPMHYMGLAGVPRRYYSFDAFQNFNMFGSLNEFITIAAMMVFFGQILFLLNFFFSIFKGRIVKEANPWQSNTLEWTTPINPGHGNWAGEIPSVYRWPYDYSKNGDEFIPQNVPLREGETGMH, encoded by the coding sequence ATGAGTAACGAAGTTCTTAATCCCTCCCATCCGGTTTTTACGGGAGATTCGGTGCATCACCAGGATTCGCTTGGAGAAATTCATGAGAACGGTCATGGTCCGGAGCATCATAAAGAAAGCTTTATAACCAAATATGTTTTTAGTCAGGATCATAAAACGATAGCGAAACAATTTTTAATTACTGGGATCATATGGGCTTTCATCGGCGGTTTGCTGTCGGTAATTTTTCGATTGCAGCTGGGATTTCCAAATCAATCATTTCCAATCCTGGAAACACTTTTTGGTAAATGGGCTCCGGGTGGAATCATCAGCCCCGAATTCTATTACATGCTGATAACGATGCATGGAACCATACTCGTTTTCTTTGTACTTACAGCCGGCTTAAGCGGAACATTTGCTAATTTTTTAATCCCGCTTCAGATAGGGGCAAGGGATATGGCATCTCCGTTTCTTAACATGCTTTCTTACTGGTTTTTCTTTTTGGCAAGTGTAGTAATGCTTAGCTCGTTTTTTCTGCCGGAAGGCGCATCCGATGTTGGTTGGACAGCTTATCCTCCTCTCAGTGGCATCCGGGAAGCAGCACCAGGCGGTGGCGCAGGCATGGATTTCTGGATTGTGGGAATGGCTCTGTTTATTTTTTCGAGCTTGCTAGGAGGCTTAAATTATATCACCACGGTATTAAATCTGCGCACCCGTGGAATGTCCATGGCCAAAATGCCGCTTACTATTTGGGCACTTCTAATTACTGCTATCCTTGGCTTACTCTCTTTTCCTGTGTTATTGGGAGCAGCCATTTTACTTATGTTTGACAGAACTATCGGTACCAGCTTTTATCTGGATAATATTTTTATAAATGGTCATGCATTGCCGCATAGTGGCGGAAACGCTATACTTTACCAGCATCTTTTTTGGTTTCTCGGTCATCCGGAAGTTTATATCATTATTCTGCCTGCCTTCGGTATCGTTTCTGAAGTGCTTGCTACGAATGCACGTAAACCCATCTTTGGGTATCGTGCGATGATTCTTTCCCTCTTGGCAATTGCGGTTATTGCATTTGTAGTGTGGGCCCATCATATGTTCGTGACCGGATTAAATCCTTTTGTTGCTTCTGTATTTGTATTTCTTACCCTTTTGGTTGCGGTCCCTTCTGCTATTAAAGTTTTTAATTGGATTGCAACTATATGGAGGGGAAATATCCGCTTTACGCCTGCCATGCTTTTTGCCATCGGGTTTGTATCCATGTTTATTTCAGGGGGATTAACTGGAATTTTTCTGGGTAATTCAGCCATTGATATTGAATTGCACGATACATATTTCGTTATAGCTCACTTTCATATTGTGATGGGAGTTTCGGCTTTTTTTGGAATGCTGGCTGGAGTATATCACTGGTTTCCTAAAATGTTTGGAAGGTTCATGAACAATACGTTAGGGTATATTCATTTCTGGATTACCATAGTAGGTGCATATATGATTTTTTGGCCCATGCACTATATGGGTCTTGCAGGTGTGCCCCGCCGCTATTATTCGTTCGATGCGTTCCAAAATTTTAATATGTTCGGATCCTTAAATGAGTTTATTACTATTGCCGCAATGATGGTATTCTTCGGTCAAATCCTGTTTCTTTTGAATTTCTTCTTCAGCATTTTTAAAGGCAGGATAGTGAAAGAGGCAAATCCCTGGCAGTCTAATACGCTTGAATGGACCACTCCTATAAATCCGGGACATGGCAATTGGGCAGGCGAGATTCCATCGGTATATCGCTGGCCGTATGATTACAGTAAGAATGGAGATGAATTTATTCCCCAAAATGTACCTCTGCGGGAAGGGGAAACAGGAATGCATTAA
- a CDS encoding cytochrome c oxidase subunit II, producing MNSTVLLIVAVVLFALVLFQLAKTTEFVSILKGDEKTRLESDRIHARFFLLFLILGLAAMFWSVGYFRKDMVLNAASMHGQWIDSMFNVTLFFTAIVFVLTQIALFYFAWRFKHREGAKAYYYPENNKLEMWWTIIPAIVLTTLVVIGLYRWFQITGPEPKDSSVIEITGRQFNWMLRYPGQDGKLGNNEFKYVDDINVVGMDFTDPASKDDFMPNEMHLVVNKPVLLRIRSRDVIHDVGIPYFRVKMDAVPGITTRFWFVPITTTVDMRFKNGNPDFNYEIACDQLCGKGHFSMKMNVVVETQEEYNKWAASQPSFYDSAIKGTETEKKFTMLSSAGTNSSVLAIKQPKSK from the coding sequence ATGAATTCAACGGTTCTTCTGATTGTAGCTGTGGTATTGTTTGCACTGGTTTTATTCCAGCTGGCGAAAACAACAGAGTTTGTATCTATATTAAAGGGAGATGAAAAGACCAGGCTGGAATCGGATCGTATTCATGCGAGGTTTTTTTTACTTTTTCTCATTTTGGGATTAGCAGCCATGTTCTGGTCTGTGGGATATTTCAGGAAGGATATGGTGCTGAACGCTGCATCCATGCATGGGCAATGGATCGACAGTATGTTTAATGTCACTTTATTTTTCACTGCCATTGTTTTCGTTCTTACTCAAATTGCGCTTTTCTATTTTGCATGGAGGTTCAAGCACCGTGAAGGTGCGAAGGCATATTATTATCCGGAAAATAACAAGCTGGAGATGTGGTGGACAATTATACCAGCTATAGTGCTTACTACGCTTGTGGTAATAGGATTGTATCGCTGGTTTCAAATTACAGGACCTGAGCCAAAAGATTCCAGCGTAATAGAAATTACCGGCAGGCAGTTTAACTGGATGCTTCGGTATCCTGGTCAGGATGGCAAATTGGGAAACAATGAATTCAAATATGTAGACGATATTAATGTTGTAGGCATGGATTTTACCGATCCTGCCAGCAAAGATGATTTCATGCCGAATGAAATGCATCTTGTAGTGAATAAACCCGTATTGCTTCGTATAAGGTCACGTGATGTGATTCATGATGTTGGTATTCCATATTTCAGGGTAAAAATGGATGCTGTACCGGGCATTACAACGCGGTTTTGGTTTGTTCCGATCACAACAACAGTTGATATGAGATTTAAAAATGGTAATCCTGATTTTAACTACGAAATAGCTTGTGATCAGCTGTGCGGCAAAGGGCATTTTTCAATGAAGATGAACGTAGTGGTAGAAACACAGGAAGAATATAATAAATGGGCAGCATCTCAACCTTCCTTCTACGATTCAGCAATAAAGGGAACGGAAACAGAAAAGAAGTTCACTATGTTAAGCTCTGCCGGAACTAATTCTTCAGTACTTGCAATAAAGCAACCAAAATCAAAATGA